The genomic DNA CGTAAGCTCATCATCATGCTCAACGCCATCATCAAAAACCCAAACTATAAAATAGCATGAGCCAAAACAAAGACAGTCGCTCCAGCGCGCAGGATGAAACATTGAAACGGCAGGGCCAGCTTACACATACGCGCTCGTCATGCGGCGCCAGTAGTAGCCGCGGTGGGCTTCTTCGTTCCAGGTGTGGAGGTTGTGCGGGATGCCCTTGCGGCGGAGGCTGGTGCTGAAGTCCACGTTGTGGCGATAAAAGGCGTCGTCTCGGCCAATGACGATTTGGATGTCCATGCGACGCATAGCTTCGAGGATGTCATGGTCGCGCAGGTTCGGAATGAAGTGCGCCGGCGTATGGTAGTAAATGTCCTGGTCGTAATAGCCGTCGAAGAGGTCGCGAAAGCCATTCATGTGCGTGGTCAGATCGAACCGACCGCTGAATGAGCACAGCTTGCAGAACAGGTGCGGATGGCGAAGCGCAATGTTGGTGGCGTGGTAGGCACCCAGGCTACAGCCAAACGAGATGACTGGCGTGCCCGGATTCTTATACTCCATGAGCGGGAATACCTCTTCGAGCACGTATTGCTCGTATTTCATGTGGCGCTCGATGCGGCCACGCGGCTCAGCCCACCAGCAGTAGAAGCTCTCGCCGTCGATGGAATCGAGGCAGTAAACCTGGAGATGGCCGTCGGCAATCTTGTCGCGCAAGCGGTCGATGATCCGGAGGTCCTCGTATTGATAAAACGTGCCGCCGGCGGTGGGAAACATCAGCACTTTCGTCCCCGAGTGGCCAAAGACAAGTAGCTCCATTTCGCGCTCCAGACGCGGGCTGTGCCACTTGTGATATTCACGGTGAATCTCGCGCAACTCAGGAGCTGCCGGAGCTTTGGCCTTGGGCTGTTTCTTCATTGCAGACGTTTTATGCGCGGAGCGCTTGTCGCGTGTGATGGTTTTCGCTCTGGTAGCTTTAGCAGTGGTGCTCATGAGTGGATTCGTGGTCGAGTGGTGGTTGTTGAAGGGTGGCTAAAGGTCTTCAAAAAAGGCTTCGATCGCGTCCATGATTTCCTGGCCTTGCTGGGCCTCGTTGTCATACGAAAAATGCCCGGCATCCTGCACGTAGAGCTTCTTTTTCTTGCCGGGGATGGCATTGTAGACCGCGAACTGGCCTGGCGGACAGACGTTGGGGTCAAACAGAGCGCAGGCGCAGTGAACGGGAATTTTGATGTGCGTCGCGGCGATGGCGGCGTCGTAGTAAGGCAGTGTCCGCTCAGCGACCCAGGGATGTTTCTGGTGAAACTTGCGGACGGACTCACCGCTGCCCTGCCCCACGCACTGGAGCCGGATCGGGTGGTGGCCAAAGGTCGGTACCCTCAAGTGCGCCTTGCTGATGCGATCATCCCACGGAAGCGCCAGCGCGCCCAGCCCCCCGCCGAAACTACCGCCAAGGTAGCCCACGTGGCCCTCGACCTGCGGGAACAGGTTCAGCATCGCCGTAACGGCGACCCAGATATCCTGCACGCAGCCACGAAGGACGTATTTGTCCGGCTTGTCGATGTCGTGCAGCACGTGATACTGCGACTCGTGCGAGATGGGCGGGTTCATACTGCGCGACCACTGCCCCCGCATGCAGGGGTAAAAGATCACCGACTCGCGCAGCGGATAATGCGTGTCGCAGCCACCGCGACCACCGTAACCATGGCCAATGACGAAGCCACGCCGGATGGGGCCCTTGACGGGGACGCCAACCCAGCCACCGATCTTCATGCCACCGGTCGAGGTGTAATTAAGGTCGTAGATACGCCAGCCGTTCTCGGTCTTGCCGGTGTCGGCAAGCCGCGCCATGGGCTGGGCATTTTTAGCCTCTTCGTAAGCACGCTGCCAAAATTCTGCAAAGCCCTCGGGCTCCGCTGGCGGGGTGATATCCAAGAGCGTCTCCAACGTGTAACCATACGTTGGGTCGAAAGAATAAGGATATTTCTTCGGTACCATAGTGACAGGAAACTGACAGTCCCGCCAAGAACAACGCGCTTGGCAAGACAAACGCCCACCGAAAGCAATTATGCTACCAAATCGTCAAATTTGCATGAAAAGATTTAATGACGAGCCGAGGGTGAAGCTGAAATACCTCTCTCTGAGTCCACGTGTCTTTAATAAGTGAAGCATTACTCGGAAGATTTCCTATATGCCGACTTGACCGTGTGCCTGAAAGGCATACTATTATTCAGTAGTGAAATTCGACTGGAACCCGGAGAAAAACGAATGGCTAAAAGCGGAAAGAAACATTTCATTCGACGAAATCGCACTGCTGCTTTCGGAAGGCCTACTTTGGCGAGTCATGGAACACCCCAATCAGGAGCGCTACCCCAATCAGCAGATATTCTTAGTCCCGATCGATGATTATGTTTACTTAATCCCATTTGTAATGGATGGAGAAACCATCTTTCTGAAGACCGCAATTCCAAGCCGTAAAGCAACGCGAGACTACCGCAAAGAGATGGAGGACATGTAATGGACAGTGAAGAAAAAGAAATTCTCGATAGCTATGAGAAGGGAGAGGCAACACTCTCGCGCCCCTCGCCGGAGCTAATGTCTCAATTAAAAACGGCGGGTGAAAATACCTTCAAAAAGGACAAGCGCATCAACATTCGACTCAGCAGCCACGATCTATTAGGCATACAGCGTAAAGCGATTCAGAAGGGCATCCCCTACCAAGCGCTCATCTCCGGCTTAATTCACCAATACGTCGAAGGCAATCTGACGGAAAAGCGATAACCCCGGTTGCGTCTAGCGCCAGAAGGCTGGCGCACTCCATAACTGAGGCAAAAATCGTGGTATAATACCCGCTAAATCTGTAGGCGGCCTGAGATCGGTGCATCGATGTCGGTTTCGTGGGCGGCGCAGGCTTCGATAGCGGCTTTAAGGCCGGCTACTTGCGTTTCGAGAGCCATGCTGGGGAGGCCGACATTTTTGTCCAGCGCGGCGGTTTCCGGCAGAGAAGGCAAATGGACCCAGCCAGCGCGCACAGGTAAGTCATTCACTGAAATGTGGTGCAACACGCCGAACATCAGCAAGTTACACCCAAAGGTAGCGGCGGTGTCCGAGATATCCGCCGGGACGCCTGCATCGCGCATCGCTCGGACCATGGCGCGCAGCGGAACCGTGGCCGGGTAGGCATACGGGGCACCGGGGACGACGGGCGCGTCCTGCGGCATGTCGCCAACGTCGTCGCTCATGTTGTAGCGTGTGGCGTCGATGATGTTCTGGGCAATGCGCTCCACGGTGATCATGGTGCGGCCATTGTATTCGCCCATGGACAGGACGATGTCGGGCTGATGCTCGTCCATTGCGCGGACCACGCAGGGGATCATTTCCTTGAAAATGGAAGGGGCAATGACACTCGTCACGATTGCCCCGTTGAGCTTGGCACCGTCAAGCGCCTTGGCGACCTCGCCTGCTGGATTGGCGCAGCTGCCGGCCCAATCGCCGAAGCCGGTCAGGAGAACTTTTTTCATGACGCAGAATGCTAGCAAAGCCCGGATTTGCATCAACCTCATTCATCTTTGAGAATAAAGTTATCTTATCGGTGTCCGATGCAGTATTTCCCATTGAAATTCAGCTACGGGTGTGCGTCTTTTTATCAACACTTGAACAAGCGATTACAGGACCCATTATTTAGACGCATCCGCCTGCACGCAGATAAGCGGCTGACCTTTGGTCCCGATACGCCGTCGGGTGAGCGCCTGAAGCAGCTCAAGGAATATCAGCGCCTGGAGCACGAGATGCTGCAGCGCTACCACGACAAAGGCGATGGCGGCCTGCGCGTCGCCAAGGCGCACACCATGATGGTCGATGTGCTGATCGAGCGGCTGTTTCTGAACGCCTTGGCCGTGTATGAGAAAAAGAAAGGCCCGCCCCCCTACTCCGTCGCCATGTTGGCGCTGGGCGGCTACGGGCGTGCCGAGCTTTGCCCGCTGAGCGACATCGACATCATGTTCCTCTACCCGAAGAAGGCTAAGCCGGAGCTGCTCAAGCCGCTACAGGAGGTCATGTCCGATGAGATCCTTTACCCACTATGGGACCTCGGCCTGAAGGTCGGGCACTCCAGCCGGACGGTTAAAGAAACCGTTTCCGAGGCCAAGGCGGACGTCCAAACGCTCAACGCCCTGCTCGAAGCACGTCACATTTGCGGCGACGCCGAGCTATTCGACGAGTTCGAGAAAAACTACCGTAAATATTACCGCCGCACGGATCAGCGTGCCTACGCCAAGCAACGCCTGGCCGACCAGGCGGAGCGCCGCGAAAAATACGGCGGCAGCGTCTTTTTGCAGGAGCCCGACATCAAGAACGGCGTCGGCGGGCTGCGTGATTATCAAAACATCCTTTGGATGGCCGAAGTGCGCATTGGCGACGGCTCGCTGGACGCGCTGGTGGAGAAGAAATTCCTGAGCCACCAGGAGCGCGACCACCTGATCGCTGCCTACGATTTCCTCCTGCGCGTGCGCAACGAAGTCCACTTCAACAGCAAGCGCCCCAATGACACGCTGAGCCTGGAGGCGCAGCCCAGCATCGCCTGGGACCTCGGCTACAAGCAGCACGACATTTTCCGCCGCGTCGAGGCCTTCATGCAGGACTACTACCGGCACGCCAATTACATTTACCAGACCTCGAAGCTGCTCGAACAGCGCCTGGCCTTTAGTAACCTGGACGCCAACCGCGGCTACACATTCCAGGCCGTAATCGACTCCCGCCGCCAAGACCGGCAAAAGGACCTCGATGGCTTCCTGATCACGCCCAACACGCTCTCGGCCGAGTCCAGGAACACCTTTAAGGAAGACAAAACGCGCATCATTCGCGTCTTCCGCTATCTCCAGCAATATGATCTGGAGCCCGATCTCGACCTGCGCGTTCTGATCAGCCAGTCCCTGGATTTGATCGATGCCAAGCTGATCCATAACGAGTCGGCCAACCGCACCTTCCGCTCTATTTTGCAGACGCGGGGCAACGTTTATCCAACGCTCTTGCTCATGCACGAGACCGGCGTTTTGGGGCGTTTCGTGCCGGAGTTTGGCGATATCACCTGCCTCGTGCAGCACGAGTTTTATCACCGCTACACAGCCGATATCCACACACTGAACACTATTCGCAAGCTCGACGAAGTCTTCCGTGAAGAGGGCAAAAACGGTGCCAAATACCACCAGGCGCTGATCAAAACCGAGACGCCGGCGCTGCTGTATCTCATTCTCCTCGTGCATGATCTGGGAAAATCCGACGGCGTCAGCGGCCACTGCGAGAACGGGGTAAAAGTCGCCGAGCCCATCCTGCGCCGACTCGGCATCGACGACAAAAGACGGAAAATAATTTTAACAATCGTCGAAAATCATTTGGAAATGGCACGATTCTGGCAACGGCTGGATATTGATGACCCAAGAACCATCGCTTCTTTTGCTCAATTGGTGGGAGACGAAGATACCCTTCGCTACCTTTACGTGCACACTTATTGCGATGCTTCGGGCACAGCCAGTAGCCTGTGGAACAGCTACAAACAAACCCTCCATGAGAATCTTTTCCATGCTACCCTTGAACACCTTCATCACGAGCCGGATGCGATGGTCAAACGCAGGAAGGAGCGCAAATCGATGATCTACCGCGAAATCATTGAGCGACGCCTGCCCGACATCGAGAAGGACCAGATCGACGCCCACTTCAATCTGCTGCCAGAGCGGTATTTCATCCATAACGACGCGGACGACATCATCCTCCACGTCCAGATGGTGAACGAGCTGCTGGAGACCATTTCGGAGGCGGATAGTATTGGCTCTCTGGTGCCCGTCATCAACTGGCGCACCGATGAGGACCAGGGCATGACGGTCGTCAACGTCGTCACCTGGGACCGCGCCGGTCTGTTCTACAAGCTCGCTGGTGCCCTCACGGTGGCCGGGGTCAACATCCTTAGCACCAAGGCGATTTCCCGCAACGACCACATCACCATCGACACCTTTTATGTGGTCGCCGCTGACGGTGGACCCGTGCAAGACGCCAAGGCCGAAGCCAAGTTCCGCGAACAGCTCGAAAAGGCGCTCCTGCACAATACCGACCTGATGCCAGCCATCAAGGAGCAAGCCCGTAAGCTTGCCTCCGCCTTTGGCTCCGGCAAGATGAACCGCCTGCGCGCACCGATCCCGTCCAAGGTCGACGTCTACCACGAGCTCTCGCTCAAGCGCACCATTGTCGAAGTCCAGGCAAACGACCACCTGGGCCTGCTCTACCAACTGGCGCACGCGATTTTCAAACACGGCTACGACATCAGCTTCGCCCGCATCTCCACCGAGCGCGGAGCTGCGCTGGACACCTTTTACATCGAGCCGACACGTCCATTGGCAATCAGTAACACCGACACCCTCGTTCCGCTCCGAGACGAGATCGAGCGCATTATTTCCCACGACGAGTTCGAAGCCGCTGCGGGATAGCCCGGCCTGTGGCCGGGCGTTCGAAGGTTCGAAAAGTTTGTAATGTTCGAAGGTTGAGAGTTGTAGTCGACATTTGGAGGTTTCCATAACTCGGCACGTCACTTAAGGTTTTCATTTCCAAACCTTCGAACCTTTCGAACTTTCAAACCTTTCGAACCTTAAAAATTCCCCATGGAAACAGCCGCGCCTGAACGCTCCGTTATCGATTCGCTTTACCGCATTAGCCGGCTGGTTAGTGAAACCGATGATGCGCGCGAGGCCCTGGAAGCCATTTTGCAGGAGTTGGTCGATGTGCTCGGTGCCTCCAGTGCGTCCGTTGCGCTGACCAACCCGGACACGAATCTGCTCGAAATCGAGGTTACCCGTGGCCTGCAGCTGAAGAATAAATTTTCACTACCGCTGGGCATCGGCATCACGGGCTGGGTTGCCCTGCACGGTAAGCCGCTACTCGTACCCGACGTCCACCGCGAGCCGCGCTACATTGCGGTCAAAGATTCCGTCCGCTCCGAAATGGCCGCACCAATGCTGATCGATGGCTCACCGGTCGGAGTGGTGAATGTCGACAGTGACCGCGAAAACGCCTTTAGCGAACAGGACCTCAAGCTCCTTTCTCTGCTCACGATTGAAGCAACATCGGTGGTCAGCCGCTTGTGGCTGATCCGGCAACTCAAAGAGAAAAACCACCAGTTGCAGACCCTGCTGCGCATTGGCCAATTACTTGGCGGCAAGCGCGAACTGCGCGACGTGCTGAAGTCGCTCACCCGCGAATCGCGTAAGCTCATGCATTGCAGTATTTGCGCGATTTACCTGCTGACCGAGGACCGCAAACGCCTGAAGCTGGAGGTCGTCTCCGGCACCGAAGGCCCGATCGATTATCAGGAGGAGCTGCCAGTCAACGAAACTGCAGTCGGCGTGGCGATCGACCGCCGTAAGCAAGTGGCGATTCAAAACCTGCCCCAGACCGAGGAGCATCATTTTATCGAGATCACGCAAAGTGCCGGCCTGGCCTCCCTGCTGGCGACGCCCATCATCGTCGACGGACGCGCAATTGGCGTGCTCAATGCCTACACCGACACCCCCCACCGCTTCAACAACGACGAGCGCCAGCTCTTCACCTCCATGGCGTCCATGGGGGCCGTGGCTATCCAAAACAGTAAGCTTTACGCCCGCGTTTTCCAGAGTGAGGAAAGCCTGCGCAAAAACGAACGCCTGACCACGCTTGGCTTGCTTTCGGCGGAGATCGCGCACGAAATCCGCAACCCGCTCACCGTGATCAAGCTGCTCTTTGAGTCGCTCACTCTGGACTTCGACGACGCCGATCCACGCCACCAGGACACGGTGGTGATCAGCGAGAAAATCCTCCAACTTGAGGAAATTGTCGGCCGCGTCTTGTCCTTTGGCAAAAGCCGCACGGGCATGCATTCGCTCTACGACCTGAATAAACTCGTCGAGGAAACCATCCTGCTGGTGCGCCTCAAGGCGGAGCAAACCGGCGTCGAGCTCGTCTGTAAAACCCACAAGGGTCCGCTCAGCGTCGAGGCGCACAAGGGGCAAATCCAGCAAGTCCTGCTCAACCTGGTGCTCAACGCATTTCAAGCCATGCCCAATGGCGGCAAGGTGGAAGTCTCCATCGAGTGCAGCGGCAGCGAAGAAATGCCCGTCGGCCAAGTCAGCGTGCGCGACAACGGTCCCGGCATTCCCGCCAATCTGCGCGACCGCATTTTCCAGTCCTTCCTGTCCGGCCGCGAGGAAGGCTCCGGCCTTGGTCTGGCCATTTCCAAGCAGATCATTAAGAGCCACCGCGGCGACATTTACCTGGTCGAAACCGGCCCACAGGGCACGACCTTCCAGTTTTCAATTCCCCTCGCCGACTGATCAGCGCGGAGAGTCTTCTTTCGGTTGCTTCTTAAAAACGAGGCGGCATCTGCTCGAGAAAAGCTACTCCGGAAACTTCCGTTCGCGCACTTCACTCACATAGCGGCCCAAGGCCTCGACCGCGATTTCGCGCAGGTCGACATATTTCTTCGCAAAGCCAGGATACTTGCCAGCATTCATGCCGAGGGCATCCGAGATGACCAGCACCTGGCCGTCCACCCGTGGCCCCGCCCCGATGCCAATCGTCGGGATGCTGACCGCATCGGTAATCATGCCGGCCGCGTCTTCGTCGACCATTTCGAGCAGCAGCGAGAAAGCACCCGCGTCTTCCCAGGCCTTGGCCTCGTCGAGCAAGGCCGTGCGGCTGCCATCAGTTTTGCCAAACTTGCGATAACCGCCGAGTTGCAGCACGTCCTGTGGCTTCAGGCCGATGTGGCCCATCACGGGGATACCGGCACGCGCAATAGCAGCGCACTTTTCCGCGCGGCGGACCCCACCTTCGATCTTCACACACTCGGCCCCGGCTTGCTGGAGCATGCGCGCGCAGACATCGAGCAGGTTATCCGTGGAATGCCCCGCGACGGCAAAAGGCACGTCGCACATCAGCAGCGCATTGGGCTTGGCGCGGGCAACCGCGGCGCAATGGTGGAGCATCATATCGACGGTCACCGGGATCGTCGAATCGAAGCCCAGCGCGGTGTTCCCCAGCGAATCGCCGACGAGAATCATGTCCGCCCCAGCCTCCCCCGCGAGTTGCGCAGTAATGAAGTCATAGGCCGTCAACATGGCGATCGGCCGCTCGCCCTTTAGCTTACGAATGGTCTGCGTGGTTGTTTTCACGGAACCAGTTAAGCCAGTTTCGCCAGCTTCGTAAACAAGTCTTTGTAAATGTAATCGCGGTCGATAGCGGTGACTTCGTGAATGGTGTGGCGGCGCGGATCAATGCTCAGGGTCAACTCCGCATTAAGGATCGGGCTAGGCATGAGGTGGCTTTTAAAACCGCCTTGGTTGACGAGCCAGCCGATCGGAGCCAGATCCCAGACCACCTTTGAGCAGCCGGGATTCTTAAGGCGCTCTTCGTAAGTCGAAAATATCTCAAAAAGGTAAGCCCCCGTCTTGCCGCAAGGCTTGGCGTAGCGCTCCATCTCGGCAATGGTCGAGGTTAACGACTCCGCGACAAGCGCGCAGGGGAATCGCACCAGCGGCACCCCGCAGTCGAGAATATATTGCGAGGCCAGCACATCGCCCTGCATGTTAAACTCGTTCGCTGACGGCCAGTAGACGGGATGCCCACCCAACCAGAGAACCACGATCTTGCGTGCGATATCGGGCGCGGCAATCAGCGCGGCGGCAACATTGGTAATGGCCCCGATCGCGACTACATAAAGAGGCTGGTCCTCGCTGTAACTGCGGGCGAGCTCGATCATGTGATCCACAGCTTCGCTCTGCGGCGCAGTCTGCTTGTTGGCGAGCCACTCGGCGGAGCCGCGGAACGCAAACCCGCTGGCCGGCGTTTCCATAAACTCCAGCAAGCGGAGGATTTCCTCGTAGCTCTTCTCCATGCCGTCGCCGGGGCCACTGGATCGCTGGTTATGAAACGGCGCGGCGTAGATCGCCTTGACGTTCATCCGTTCGGGCGAAAGCAGTGAATAAACAAGCGCGAACTGGTCGTCGATCTCGTTGTAGGTATCGGTATCGAGCACCATGTCGACCGGGCGTTCAGGCCATTGCAGCTTGCGCAGCAGTTCCTCGGGGGTAAGCGGGAGATTCATGTCAGCGAATTTATTTGCGCAGCATATTGTGCGTGTCAAATGGTAAGCGCTCGCCAAGAGTAGCCCATCGCGATATTATTGCGCCCATGATTAAGACTTTCTTTCGCTGGCTCTACCACCGCCGCCAACGCCGGGCCGCGCGGGACCGCCTGCATGGCAAGCGAAAGCTCATCCCGAAGTTTCGCCGTTTCAGCTACAGCGCCTTCGAGCGCGCTACTTTCGGCAAGTATGACTCAGGCCGTATTAGCCGCTGGAAAGCGGCGCTGGTCTACCTGCCTCTAGCCGGCTTTGCGATCTGGTTCATGGTGGAAAGTGCTCGCGCCGTTACGATGTTTCAGCCGTGAAAATGGATTGAAACTAAGCTGAATATTCGCACCGAAAGATAATTACAGCACTAAGTTATACAAAAGGTGTTATCCTTCTGCCACAGCAAATCTCCAGAAAATCGGCGACCTTATTTACGAGTTTAGGGTCCTGTGAAACGACATTTAGAATTAGTGGGTGCATAGAAATAGGGTCGACATCTATGCGCTCACCCATCTGTGGCCTTTTCTCTAGCGTTAGCTCAGTCCACTCTTGGTCATCTGCAAAACTCGAATCGCCGTCGGAGTCAATATCGACTCCTTCTCCCCAAACGTGCTCTGCAACCATATAATAAGGTGGTCGGGGACCTAAGATTTCAACTTTTGCAGAGTATTCCTGCATTAGAACGAAGTCATAGTAAGCATACGCTCAGCTTAAAGACCTGCAGTCCACTGGCCTTTTGCATTTTGAATACTGAGTTTTACCTTTAATTAAACGAACGCCCGCAGCCGCAAGTGGAGGCTGCGTTGGGGTTGTTAATTTCAAAGCCCTTGCCGTGCAGACCGTCATCAAAGTGGATGCGGCAGCCGTCGAGGTAGGAATAGCTGTCCGGGTCGACAAGGAACTCAATCCCCTGGTCGGCCAAGCGATGATCGTTGTCCTTGGGCGCATCGAAAGTCATCCCGTATTCAAAACCCGAGCAGCCACCTGGCTCAATGAACACGCGAAGCAGTTTGTCGGCCGCATCGGCGTCGGCTTGCAGCTTACGAATTTGGGCGGCGGCGGATTCTGTTAAATTGATCATCCAAAAAATGTGACTAATTGCCGCCGCAATGTCAAACGTGGAGCGGATTCTCAGCGCTGAGCAAGAAACGTGCACATTTCGATATTTCCGCTTGATTGAAACGCTTCGTCGTTTATCTTGCCCAACAGTGGAACGGTTAAAACACCTCTTCAACGAAATACACTACGAGCTAACCCGGAAGATCGCCGAAGGCGGTATGGGCGTGGTGTATGAAGGCCGACAACATGGCAGCGACGAGTTTTGCAAAGTTGTCGCCATTAAGCTCATTCGTGAGGAGTTTTCGGTGTTCGACGAGTTTCGCAGTAACTTCATCGGCGAAGCCCGTCTGGTCGCTGACCTTATCCACACCAACATCGTCCAGACCTATCATCTGGGCGCTCTAGGTGACCAGTATTTCATGGTGATGGAATATGTAAACGGCCTCAACACCGAGGAGTTTATTAACCATCATATTGAGACCAATCAGCTAATCCCCGTCGATCTGGCGGTGTTCATCGTCTCCCGTGTGGCCCGCGGCCTCGCCTACGCGCACAACAAGCGCGACGTCCATGGCCGCCCCGTGGGCATTGTCCACCGCGACGTCGGCCCGAAGAACATCATGCTCGCTTATGAAGGCGACGTGAAGTTGACCGACTTCGGCATCGCGAAGGCGCTCGACCTGATGTATAACGAGGAAGGCGAAGTCATTGCCGGTAAGGACGAATACCTCTCCCCCGAGCAAGCACGCAAGGAAGTCACCGACGCACGCGCCGATATTTTCCCTTGCGGCATCGTCCTCTCCGAGCTGCTGCTGGGCTACAACATTTTCGAAGGCGAAGACTCCGAAACCACCCGTGAGCGCATCCTTACGCTGGACCTGCCGGACTTCCGCCGCATGCGCGACGGCGTCGATGACAAGCTGAACGACATCCTGTATCGCACCCTCGCCCGTAATCGCGAGGATCGCTACCAGTCTGCCACCGAGCTACTCACCGCGCTCGAAGTTTACCTTTACAGTGACGGCTACGGGCCGACCAATGAGAAACTCGCCCTCTACTTGCAAGACCTCTTCGGTCCCGAGGGCGATTCCGCCGCCGAACGTCACGCACAACGCTAACCACACCGTAACGCGCACCTAAATACCCCGACGTGAGCGCATATTTTCCAGTAATCCATGGCACATCAGGGACTTCAACAGGTTCAG from Cerasicoccus sp. TK19100 includes the following:
- a CDS encoding serine/threonine-protein kinase, with amino-acid sequence MERLKHLFNEIHYELTRKIAEGGMGVVYEGRQHGSDEFCKVVAIKLIREEFSVFDEFRSNFIGEARLVADLIHTNIVQTYHLGALGDQYFMVMEYVNGLNTEEFINHHIETNQLIPVDLAVFIVSRVARGLAYAHNKRDVHGRPVGIVHRDVGPKNIMLAYEGDVKLTDFGIAKALDLMYNEEGEVIAGKDEYLSPEQARKEVTDARADIFPCGIVLSELLLGYNIFEGEDSETTRERILTLDLPDFRRMRDGVDDKLNDILYRTLARNREDRYQSATELLTALEVYLYSDGYGPTNEKLALYLQDLFGPEGDSAAERHAQR